Within Desulfobacter sp., the genomic segment GCCAGGAGTTTATCCATATGCTTGAAGGCCGGCTGGAGGTGGTGCTGGGAAATGATAAAATCACCATGGACCCCGGCGACAACCTTTATTTCAGTTCCCACATCCCCCATGCCATGAGGGGGCTGGACGGCAAACCGGCAAAATTCCTGGATGTACTGGTATAATTAAATAATAAAAAGAGGCTGGAGCAGACGATTAAATGGAAAAACTACGCCCTGAAAGCTATGAAGAATTCCTGAACAATTATTCTTTAACCATTGAAAAAGATTATAATTTTGCCTTCGATTTTTTAGACCGGAAAGCTGCGGAACACCCCGATGATGTGGCCATGATCCACGTATCGGACGATTTATCATCCAGGGAATACACCTTTGATTTTTTTTCAAAGGAATCATCCAGGCTGGCCAACGCCCTGGCTAAAAAAGGCATAAAAAAAGGAGACAGGGTCATGCTGATCCTGTACCGGCGTGTTGAATTCTGGGTCTCCATGCTTGCCCTCCAGAAAATCGGCGCGGTGGCCATCCCATCCCCCTTCCTTCTCACATCCAAAGACATTGAATACCGCGTCAGGCTGGCTGACATAAAAGGGATCATTGTCGAGGATACGGTGGTGGAGACAGTGAATGATGCAAGGCCCAAATGCCCGGGGCTTGAGCTCCTGATCGAAGTCGGCAACGGCGATCCCCGGGAAGGCTGGCATGATTACCGGAACATCTGCAGCCGGGAAGCAAATGTCTATGAAAAAACCGGGGAGGCGGCATCCTGCGACGATCCCCTTTTGATTTTCTTTTCCTCCGGCACTACCGGCGCCCCTAAAATGGTTGAACACACCCATTCCTACCCCCTGGGACACATCACCACAGGGGTTTACTGGCACGACCTTGAACCCGGCGACATTCAGCTCACCCTGGCGGACACCGGATGGGGAAAAGCCGTATGGGGAAAATTCTACGGCCAGTGGCTGGCCGGCGCCATTGTATTTGTATATGACTTCAGGGGCAAATTTGAACCGGCTCAGCTTCTGGATGTCATGTCCAAGCACAGGATCACCACATTCTGTGCGCCGCCGACGGTGTATCGATTCCTTATCCAGGAAAATCTTTCAGATTACGACCTTTCCGCACTGAAACATTGCACCACGGCAGGAGAACTGCTCAATGATAGTGTTTTTGAAACCTGGAAAAAAGAGACCGGCATTCCCATCTATGAAGGATACGGCCAGACAGAAACCACGCTGCAGATAGCCACCTTCCCCTTCATGGAACCCAAACCCGGCTCCATCGGCCGCCCCACCCCGGGCTGGGAGGTGGTTCTCATTGATAAAAACGACCATATCTGCCCCCCGGGTGTGGAAGGGGAAATCTGTATCCGGACTGAAAATAAAAAACCGGTCGGCCTTTTCACCGGCTATGTCGGAGAGCCGGAAAA encodes:
- a CDS encoding AMP-binding protein, whose protein sequence is MEKLRPESYEEFLNNYSLTIEKDYNFAFDFLDRKAAEHPDDVAMIHVSDDLSSREYTFDFFSKESSRLANALAKKGIKKGDRVMLILYRRVEFWVSMLALQKIGAVAIPSPFLLTSKDIEYRVRLADIKGIIVEDTVVETVNDARPKCPGLELLIEVGNGDPREGWHDYRNICSREANVYEKTGEAASCDDPLLIFFSSGTTGAPKMVEHTHSYPLGHITTGVYWHDLEPGDIQLTLADTGWGKAVWGKFYGQWLAGAIVFVYDFRGKFEPAQLLDVMSKHRITTFCAPPTVYRFLIQENLSDYDLSALKHCTTAGELLNDSVFETWKKETGIPIYEGYGQTETTLQIATFPFMEPKPGSIGRPTPGWEVVLIDKNDHICPPGVEGEICIRTENKKPVGLFTGYVGEPEKTQKACRGGYYRTGDKAWMDEDGYYWFLGRVDDLIKSSGYRIGPFEVESALVSHDAVLEAAVTGVPDPVRGQAVKATVVLNSGFEGSPSLTKELQDHVKKVTAPYKYPRIVQYVAELPKTISGKIKRAEIRNRDEKKA